TCGCCGCTGTCGACGTTGATCGCGGTACTCCTCCTCGGGCACGCGCGCCCGGTCGACCGGCTCGCGGCGGCGCTGCCCGGAGTCGAGGTCGCCGAACTCGTGGAGCAGGGGATCGTCGAGCTCGTCGACGACCAGGTGATCCCGCTGCTCGACGTCCGGCCCTACGCCGACGACGCCGGCGAGTACTACGTCTTCGCCGACCAGGACTCCGGCCGCCGGTCCGGTGCGCTCGCCGAGGACCACGTGCTGGGGATCGGCGGGGCGTCGATCTCCTTGGCGCGGGCCGTGATCCGCCGGCCGTTTCCGCGTGCGCTCGACCTCGGTACCGGCTGTGGTGTGCAGGCGTTGCACCTGGGCGCGCACTGCTCCGACGTCGTCGGCACCGATACGAACGAGCGGGCGCTGTGCCTGGCCGCGGCGACCGCGCGGGCCAGCGGACAGTCGTGGGATCTGCGGCGGGGCAGTCTGTTCGAGCCGATCGCGGGGGAGACCTTCGACCTGATCGTCTCCAACCCGCCGTTCGTCGTCAGCGGCGGCGACCAGGACTACATCTACCGCGACTCCGGGATGCCGGCCGATGCCCTGTGCGCCCGTCTGATCGCGGAGCTGCCCGACCATCTCAATCCGGGCGGGATGGCGACGGTGCTGGCCAACTGGGTCGTCACCGATCGCGACGACTGGCCGGCGCGGCCGCGGGAATGGCTGGCGGGCACCGGCCTCGACGCCTGGGTCGTCCAGCGCGAGTTGGCCGATCCGATCAGCTACGTGTCGCTCTGGCTGGCCGACGCGGGTGAGTCCCCCGAGCGCAGTGCGGCGCGCGGACGCAAATGGCTGGACTACTTCGAGCGGGCCGGGATCGTGGCGATCGGCATGGGGGTGTTGACGCTGCGTCGACCGTTCGACCCGACCGCCGGCCCGCGCTTTCAGATCGTCGAGGAGATCACCGGCGCGGGCGAGGAGGTCACCGGTGACGAGGCGCTGGCCTTCTTCGACCGCCAGGACTTCCTCGCCGACCACTCCGACGAGGAATTGCTCGACCTGCGTCTCGCGACGGCGCCGGTCATCCTCGACGAACAGTCGATGCTCGGCGAATCCGGTTGGCAGACAATCGGATCGGTGATCCGCCGACCGGGCGGGCCGGGGGCGGCGTTGGTCGTCGACGAGGTGTCGCGCGCCTTGGTGGCCGGCTGTCGGGGCCAGGTGCCGCTGGCCGACCTCGTCGCACTCCTCGCGGCCCACCACGGGGTCGACGCCGACGCGCTGGCACGGGCCGCGATGCCGGTGGTGCGTGAGGCTATCGCCCGCGGGATCCTCTTCGCAGCCGTTTGACCGTGATCATCGGCAGGCGGTGCAGCTTGTCGACGGCCCAGGCGCGGCGGAATTCGGCCCAGGCCCAGCAGGCGCCGAACACCCCCAACGTGGCCAACGCCGTCTCCAGCGGCGTCCACGGACGCGCGACCACGAAGATCGGGATGGCGACCAGGCACAGCGCCTGCAGCACGTAGGAGTCGAGGCTGCGCGCCCCGGTCATGATCAGCGGCCGCAGCAGGTTGACCCGTCGCAGATGCGGCACGAGCCAGCCGAACAGGGCGTACAGCGTGGCGACCACCAACCACGACGCGAAGACCCGGGCGACGCGGAAGTCGACCTTGTCGGCGACCTTCGGTTCGAGGTGGTGCCACGGTCCGGTCTTGAAGGCGAAGTAGAGCGCGCACCAGCCGACGACCGCGGCGAGCAGCAACCACGGCAGTCGGCGCACCAGCCGTTCGTCGAGTTTCCAGCGCCGCCAGTACCAGCCGATCACCAGCGCCGGGAAGAACATGATCTGCCAGGCCGCCCAGTTCTGGATGCGGCCCTTCTCGGTGCCGAAGGCGATGGTCCACCAATCCGACCAGTCCGGGTGGCCGATCCAGGCCTGGCCGGGGGAATTGGTGATGAAGAACCAGTAGGGGGAGTGCAGCTGCGAATAGACGTACAACCCGACCGACGCCACCAGGATCAGCCAGCCCAGTCCGCGTCGCAGCAACGGCAGCAGCAACCCGGCCGTGCCGAGGAACACGAGGTACATCAGCAGGATGTCGCCGCCGGAGGGCAGGTAGCGCAGCAAGAGCGACAGCCCGACCCCGGTCCCGGCGTCGGTCACCGGGCGCAACCGGATCAGCTGGTAGTAGCCGGCCAGGCCTGCGGCGACCGCGCTCAGGCAGATCAGGACCTGGCACAGATAGAGGACGACGAGCCGTTTGCCCAGCCGCCGATAGGTGAACCCCCATCCGCGCCGCCGGATCCACCCGCCGTACACCAGGCCGAAGACGAGACCGGAGAGCAGCACGAAGGCGGCCATCCCGTCGACATACGGGTAAGCGTGCGTCGGGTAGCCCAAGGTCGACTTCGGCCCCGAGAAGTGCGCCGCGACCATGCTCCAGATCGCCAGTCCGCGAGTGGCGTCGATCGCCCAGTCGCGTCCGACCGCCGGAGTGGCAGCCGTGGCCGACGGCACCTTCTCGGAGATCGCCGACTCAGGTGTAGAGGTCGGCAATAGCCTGCTTGTGCGCGTCGTGGATGACGTTGCGCTTGAGCTTCAGCGTCGGCGTCAGGCCACCGTTCTCGACGGTGAAATCGGTGTCGAGGATGGTGAACTTGCGGATCGCCTCGGCCTTGGAGACGGTGGCGTTCGCCGCGTCGACGGCACCCTGCACCTCTTTGCGCAGGTCGGCGTTGTTCACCAGCTCGGCCACCGGGGTGTCGGCGGGCAGGCCGTTGCGCTCGAGCCAGCCCGGCAGCGCCTCGGGGTCGAGGGTGATCAGCGCCGCGATGAACGGCTTCCCGTCGCCGACGACGAGGCACTGGCTGATCAGCGCGTTGGCGCGGATGGTGTCCTCGAGCTGTGCCGGGGAGACGTTCTTGCCGCCCGCGGTGACCAGGATCTCCTTCTTGCGCCCGGTGATCGACAGGTAGCCGTCGTCGAGGCTGCCCAGGTCACCGGTGTGGAACCACCCGTCGACGATCGCTTCGGCGGTCGCCTTGTCGTTGTTCCAGTAGCCGTTGAAGACGACCGGTCCCTTGAGCAGGACCTCGCCGTCCTCGGCGATCGCGACGCTCATGCCCGGAACGGGACGGCCGACGCTGCCGACCTGCTGTTCGCCCGGCTTGTTGACCGTGACCGCGGCGGTCGTCTCGGTGAGGCCGTAGCCCTCGAAGATGGGTACGCCCGCGCCGCGGAAGAAGTGGCCCAGGCGCGCGCCGAGCGGGCCGCCGCCGGACACTGCCGCCTCGCAGCGCCCGCCGAGTGCGGCGCGCAGCTTGCTGTAGACCAGCTTGTCGAACAGGCCGTGCTTGAGCTTGAGGACCAGTCCGGCGCCGCCGGTGTCCTGGGCCTTGCTCCACTCGATGGCGGTCTCGGCCGCCGCGCCGAAGATCTTGCCCTTGCCGCCGTCGATGGCGTTCTGCTCGGCCGAGTTGTAGACCTTCTCGAAGACGCGCGGCACCGACAGCACGAAGTCGGGGGAGAAGGTGGCGAGTAGCGGCACCAGGTTCGAGATGTCGCTGGTGTGCCCGACGATGACCTTGTTCTCCAGGGCGGTCACCGCGATCACGCGGGCGAAGACGTGCGCCAACGGCAGGAACAGCAGCGTCGACTTGCCCTCGCGCATCATCGAGCCCAGGCTGGCCGACACCGCCGCGGCCTCGGCCATGAAGTTCGCGTGCGTGAGGACGACGCCCTTGGGGCGGCCGGTGGTGCCCGAGGTGTAGATGAGGGTGGCGGGATCGGCGGCCGACGCGGCGTCGTGGCGCGCCTCGAGATCGGCGTCGGCCACGTCCTTGCCGCGCTTGACCAGCTCGGCGATCGCGCCGTCGTCGATGACCAACGTCTCCCGCACGTCCTTGCAGCCGGCGATGACCTCGGCGTGGGTCTTGGCGTTGGCCTGCGACTCGAGGATCACCAGCGAGGTGCCGGAGTCGGACAGGATCCAGTTGACCTGGTCGGGGGAGCTGGTGTCGAAGATCGCGACGGTGGTCGCGCCGGTGCGCCAGATCGCGTAGTCGACGACGGTCCACTCGTACCGGGTCGAGGAGAGCAGGGCCACGCGGTCGCCGGCTTTGACGCCGGAGGCGATCAGGCCCTTGGCGACGGCATCCACCTCGTCGGCGAACTGGGCGGCGGTCACATTGACCCACGCCCCATTGGCGTGGCGTCGGAACAGCGGCATCGTCGGACGCTGGGTGCGGTACCTCAATACCGTATCGACGCAGGTCGAAGCTTCGTCGACGGTGTAGTCGGCCGGTGTGGTGGATTCCCTCATGATGCTGCTCCCCAGCGATATCGAACGCGGAATGTCTGATTCGGTCGACTGACACGGTAGCAAGCCGGTGTCCACGGTCACACCCCGTGGGCGCCGGGCACGCATGGATGCGGTCGTTGGGGCCGTCGGGCGATAGAGTTATCGACCATAATGACTGATAACCACGCCGAATCCTTCGACGATCTGGGTCTCGACGACCGCGTCCGCCGCGCCCTCGACGATGTCGGCTACGAAACGCCGTCGCCCATCCAGGCGGCGACCATCCCGCCGCTGATGTCCGGGCGCGACGTCGTCGGACTCGCGCAGACCGGAACCGGTAAGACCGCGGCCTTCGCGGTGCCGATCCTCTCGCGCATCGATACGTCGGCGCGCAAGCCGCAGGCGCTGGTGCTGGCGCCGACCCGCGAGCTGGCCCTGCAGGTCGCCGAGGCCTTCGGCCGCTACGCGGTACACATCCCGGAACTCAAGGTGCTGCCCATCTACGGCGGCCAGAGCTACGGCGTGCAGCTCTCGGGGTTGCGCCGCGGCGCCCAGGTCATCGTCGGCACGCCGGGCCGCGTCATCGACCACCTCGACAAGGGCACCCTCGATATCTCCGAACTCGAGTTCTTGGTCCTGGACGAGGCCGACGAGATGCTGACCATGGGATTCGCCGAGGACGTCGAGCGGATCCTCGCCGACACCCCGGACTCCAAGCAGGTCGCGCTCTTCTCCGCGACCATGCCCAAGGCGATCGGGCGGCTGGCGCAGAAGTACCTCGACGATCCGGTGGAGATCACGGTCAAGGCCAAGACCTCGACCGCGCAGAACATCACCCAGAAGTTCCTGCAGGTCTCCCACCAGCGCAAACTCGACGCGCTGACCCGTGTCCTGGAGGTCGAGCAGTTCGACGGGATGATCGTCTTCGTCCGCACCAAGTCGGGCACCGAGGAACTCGCCGAGAAGCTGCGCGCGCGC
This genomic interval from Gordonia sp. X0973 contains the following:
- a CDS encoding class I SAM-dependent methyltransferase, producing MADGRRAQPCADLGVVERLAAALRSAGFTTTGIEDHLGAEVGAALTGGVSWPAVAVVGDDSPLSTLIAVLLLGHARPVDRLAAALPGVEVAELVEQGIVELVDDQVIPLLDVRPYADDAGEYYVFADQDSGRRSGALAEDHVLGIGGASISLARAVIRRPFPRALDLGTGCGVQALHLGAHCSDVVGTDTNERALCLAAATARASGQSWDLRRGSLFEPIAGETFDLIVSNPPFVVSGGDQDYIYRDSGMPADALCARLIAELPDHLNPGGMATVLANWVVTDRDDWPARPREWLAGTGLDAWVVQRELADPISYVSLWLADAGESPERSAARGRKWLDYFERAGIVAIGMGVLTLRRPFDPTAGPRFQIVEEITGAGEEVTGDEALAFFDRQDFLADHSDEELLDLRLATAPVILDEQSMLGESGWQTIGSVIRRPGGPGAALVVDEVSRALVAGCRGQVPLADLVALLAAHHGVDADALARAAMPVVREAIARGILFAAV
- the opgC gene encoding OpgC domain-containing protein, whose protein sequence is MPTSTPESAISEKVPSATAATPAVGRDWAIDATRGLAIWSMVAAHFSGPKSTLGYPTHAYPYVDGMAAFVLLSGLVFGLVYGGWIRRRGWGFTYRRLGKRLVVLYLCQVLICLSAVAAGLAGYYQLIRLRPVTDAGTGVGLSLLLRYLPSGGDILLMYLVFLGTAGLLLPLLRRGLGWLILVASVGLYVYSQLHSPYWFFITNSPGQAWIGHPDWSDWWTIAFGTEKGRIQNWAAWQIMFFPALVIGWYWRRWKLDERLVRRLPWLLLAAVVGWCALYFAFKTGPWHHLEPKVADKVDFRVARVFASWLVVATLYALFGWLVPHLRRVNLLRPLIMTGARSLDSYVLQALCLVAIPIFVVARPWTPLETALATLGVFGACWAWAEFRRAWAVDKLHRLPMITVKRLRRGSRGR
- a CDS encoding long-chain fatty acid--CoA ligase, whose protein sequence is MRESTTPADYTVDEASTCVDTVLRYRTQRPTMPLFRRHANGAWVNVTAAQFADEVDAVAKGLIASGVKAGDRVALLSSTRYEWTVVDYAIWRTGATTVAIFDTSSPDQVNWILSDSGTSLVILESQANAKTHAEVIAGCKDVRETLVIDDGAIAELVKRGKDVADADLEARHDAASAADPATLIYTSGTTGRPKGVVLTHANFMAEAAAVSASLGSMMREGKSTLLFLPLAHVFARVIAVTALENKVIVGHTSDISNLVPLLATFSPDFVLSVPRVFEKVYNSAEQNAIDGGKGKIFGAAAETAIEWSKAQDTGGAGLVLKLKHGLFDKLVYSKLRAALGGRCEAAVSGGGPLGARLGHFFRGAGVPIFEGYGLTETTAAVTVNKPGEQQVGSVGRPVPGMSVAIAEDGEVLLKGPVVFNGYWNNDKATAEAIVDGWFHTGDLGSLDDGYLSITGRKKEILVTAGGKNVSPAQLEDTIRANALISQCLVVGDGKPFIAALITLDPEALPGWLERNGLPADTPVAELVNNADLRKEVQGAVDAANATVSKAEAIRKFTILDTDFTVENGGLTPTLKLKRNVIHDAHKQAIADLYT